The region AACCTGTGGTGCGCTTCACAACGCAGCCTGAGATTTGCCGGTTCCGCGCCGCCGCCGAGCGCGAACGGCACGATGTGGTCGATCTCCAGCCGATAGCGGGAGCCGCAGCGCCGCCCGCTGTGGCGGTCGACATAGCTGCAACGACCCTGGTCGCGGCGCCACACCTCTCGGCGCACGGCCGCCGGGATGTACCGTGACCGGGATCCCGGCGCCGCACCGAAGGAACGCAACGCGGCAAGGTGCCGCTCCACTGCCGGCGAACGCTCCGCCGGCCCCACCGCGCCATGCCCGGCGGCGTACGCCAGCCGCTTTCGCGGTAGGGACGCCGGTTGCCCGGCGCCCCCCGCACAGATCCGT is a window of Spirochaetaceae bacterium DNA encoding:
- a CDS encoding HNH endonuclease signature motif containing protein codes for the protein RICAGGAGQPASLPRKRLAYAAGHGAVGPAERSPAVERHLAALRSFGAAPGSRSRYIPAAVRREVWRRDQGRCSYVDRHSGRRCGSRYRLEIDHIVPFALGGGAEPANLRLRCEAHHRLRHAQRHGHPAR